AGAAGTAGCGACAACATTCTATAAGGAGGTGGCTTTTGAATAGCAATGACATTGTAAATAAAATCATTGAAGAAGATAAGCAACAAGCACCGCCTGAAGTGGTGGACTTGACCCAAGCAAGGGAGACCGATGAGGAACATAATAGCCTGAACTTGGCAAAGAGAGCAAGAGGCGATGGCTTTGCAGTCAACTTGGACAATCTCAAGAAGATTTTGAGCGGAGATAGCAAGCTAAAAGGGGCTATACAGTACAACGTCTTCACTTATGAAATCGACGTGACTAGACCAATGAAGCTAAACGGTAGGACCCTGAGCGGTGCAATCGATGACCTGATTATCAGAGAGATTAGGGCTTATATTGCTACCAAGTACAAGCTGGACTATAAAAAGCCTGACATAGCGGATATTTTGGAAGTGGTGGCTGGAGAACACAGCTACAACCCCTTAAAAGACTATCTGGAATCTTGCGAAAGTGAGTATAAAGAGTTAGTGAATCAGCGTGATCCCTTTGAGATTTTAAGGCATTATCTCAATATTAAGGATGATGAATATAACCGTATTATCATGGACTTGTTTTTCCGTGGAGCGGTTGCCAAGGTGTTTGACCCTACCATCAAGTTTGACTTTGTACTGGACTTGACTGGACGGCAGGGAGTAGGAAAGACCCAATTTTTTGAGGGGCTTTTTACTCACAAGTATTTTACAACCGTTGAGACCTTCACAGATAAAGATGATAAGGCTAGAATGGTCAGAAACTGGTGTGTATTTGATGATGAGATGGTGGCCAGTAAAAAGGCTAGTTTTTCAGAATTGAAGAAATTCATCACAGAAACCAAGCTAGAGTTTAGACCGCCTTACGCCTCCAGTGATAGGCGACTACCTAAGAGTTTTATTATTGTGAGGGCAACCAATGACCATGATTATTTAAACGACCTGACAGGAGAAAGGCGCTTTTTGGTTGCAGAAGTCCATAAAGACACCAACTATAAGGGCAGGAAGTGGACAGAAAAAGACCGTAGAGCCTTTTGGGGTGCTATGGTGATGGCTTGGAGAGCTAACCAAGTCTTGAACCTGACAGACGAGCAGGAAAAGCTAGTAAATGAGGTTAGAAGCCGTTACAAGTTTGTAGATGAAATCCTTGAGGATGTTGAGCGTTATTTAGAAACTCCCTACCCTAAAAATATGTATCAATTCCCAGCAACAGACAGTACGAGACACTACTATATTCATGACATGATGAACCACGGCTATCATATGGGCGCTAATGGCGTAGAGATTCATCTAGATACTGGAAAGTATGGGGAACTGGTGGAAAGGGACAAGTTGACAGTAAATATATTCTTTTCCGAGGTTTATTTGAACAATTCCCCCAACCCTAAAGATAAAAATAAGGTTAAGAAATTCATGCAAAACAAAGAGGGTTGGGAATCGAGGGACTCCCTTAGATTTGGTAAAAGCGTCAAACGTGGATTTGCTAAAATAAAAAAATAAAGTGTAGACAGTGTAGCCAAAAGATAAAAAAACGGCTACACTGAAAACCTTTGATACTGTAAGGGTTTCAAAGAGATGTAGACAAGACGAAAAAAACGGCTACACCCCTAAACCCTTGATATTACTGACTTTTTAATATAAATGTAGCCAAAATATATATTTTATAAAAGTATATATAATTAAAAACCTAATGCGTTATTTATATATTTTTTTTGAGATGAAATGGCTACACGGCTACACAAGGCGAAAACCCTTGGGGCTGTAAGGCGGAACGCGTAGCCAATAGATATTCAAAAACGGCTACACTTTGCCTAAAACCTAAAACAAAATGGGGTAGATAGTACCGACCCCTTTGCAATGGTGTAACTACTAGTGACACCCTTAAAACAGAAAGAGGAAAAACAACATGACATTAAAAGTATTTTCAGAAACAGCGCCAAAACATACATTTACTTATGAATTTGGAAACCTAGAAGACGCACAAATAGCAGGGTTAGCCTTATTTGGATATATGAGAGGTACTTATCTAGTGCCAGCTATTAAACTAAAATATAAGGAAAATGGAACACTTATTGCTGAGTATATAGATGATAACAAACTAGACATCAACTTTGAGCGCATTTGTGAAGTTTTCAAGAATGAAGAAAATCCAATAGATGAAGAAGTTGAGGAATAGAGTAGAGAGTATGTAAGCAGATGAACTACAATAGAGATCCCGTGACTGGATATAGCACTCTAAACTTAATAAAACAACAGGAAAGGAAAGAACAAGATGACAGAAACACAAAACACAAACAACATTGAACAAGCGCAAAAACGCCAAGAACTAGCCCAAAAAATGGATAAAGCACTAGATAAAATTACTAAGGAAGTTAACGCATTGATCACACAAAACGAAAATGCGATTGCTGAGGCTGAACGAGAAAAAACACAGTTGCTTCAAGATCAAGCGAACGCCCAACGTGAACATGATGAAGCGGTTGATGAAGTAGACAAAGACAAGCTACGCAATGCCAAGGATAACTTATGGATTGCTGAAAGTAAATTAAAAAAGAATGCTAAAAAGCTGGAAGACTTGCACAATGAAACACTTATGAGTCTTGAAGATTTTAAGACAAAAATCGATGAACTAGATTCAACGGTTGACAAAAAGCATAAGGCGCTTTATGATAAAGCCGTGGATTTGCTACGAGAGATTGACCAGATCGATGACGAATTTAGAGCTGATTCAGATAAACTTCAAGCCCTTTACCATGCTATGGTTTACAAAGTTGGAAAAGGTAAGAGAGAGTTTACTTTCAGCACAGGGGGGTCTATTATTTCGCCAGCCGATGGAAGGGTTAGATACGAACCAGTCTATCCAGTTGAACCATTCTTAAGAGAAGTTTATGTGCGAGCCTTTGGAAATACTTACAACGATGTGAAAGGGCATTTTTAAAAGATGAAGAGACAAATTAGACACAAAATTGAACCAGTACCAACGATTGTAGAACTCTTCAAACTAATGGAAGAACACCAGCAAGCACATCCAGAGTACGAGCGTTATAATTTTAAATACATTGAAGATGGGGACGCTATCGGTGCAATCATTGACTACAACGTAGAAGAAGCAGTATTAAAAGCTGAGCAAGAGCAAGATAACGCTTAAGACAAGGGGGAGTTTTCCCCTTTTTGTCGCTTAAGGAGGTGAACTAATGTGACAGATAAGTTAACGCAGAGACAAGAAAAATTTGTCCAAGGACTAGTGGCTGGACTATCTCAAAGAAAAGCATATAAAGAGGCTTATAACGCCCAAAAGATGGCTGATAGTACGATAGATTCAAGGGCTAGTAAGTTGCTGAAAGAGTATAAGGTTAATACAAGGTACAGAGAGTTATTAAAAGAGTTTTCAAACCGTGCTTTATGGTCAAGAGAACAGGCTTTTAATGAGTATGAATGGCTAAAAAATAAAGCTAAATCTGAAATTATCGAAAGTGGATTGAGATCTAGTAATTTTAATGCCTTTCTTTCTGCTTTGCATGGGATGAATAATAGCGCTTTTCGTGATTTGGAGTTGCTGGACGAGAAGTTGCGAGCAGAAATCAGTGTGATTAAGAGTAACATCCATCAAGAAACTCCGGTTAAGGATGATAAATTTATAGAGGCCATGAGCGCAATGGTTGAATCCGTTTGGGAAGATGAGATTCAAAAGGAAAAGCCTTAGAATACAAAAAAAGCCAAGGCGCTCCGCCTCAGCTATAATCTCAATAATATTATTATATCACAAGGGAGCGAACTAATGGAGCTGGATAACTTCAAAACGATGATGAACGTCAGAGAGCGGATGACTTACTTTCTGAGATTCCAGAGAATGGCAGGAAGTGAAAACCAAGTTGCGATAGATGAAGAGGCTTGGGAACTTGTCTTACCTGATCAGTGGAATTTGAGCGGTGAGCATGAAAAAGCAATCCGTGAGGGATTGGAAATATTCGCCCACGACATCAACAGCATAGAGGACAAACGAGCCAGAAAATACTTTATTATCCATTATTGCTATATGAGAAAGAAAACAATGAGTGAATGCGTAGAGATGGCAGGTACTAGCTCCACTACTTATCATCGATACAAACAGATAGCTGTTTTAAACTTTGCGAGAATCCACCAGAACGGAGAGCTAGAAGTGTATAAGTAGGCTGAGGCTTCATATTCACCCCCTATTTTGCTTTGTTTCGTACTGGATAACTAAATCACCACGGATAAACTAAAAGCCCTTAGAAACGAATCTAGGGCTTTTTTGACTGGTTGATTTTATCAGTAATTTCAATTACACTACTTTTTCAATATCATCGATTGTAATTGTTATGGTATCCCAGTCTTTCGGGGAATCTCCTATGTCAGCAATAAAAGTATCTTCGCTTAGCTTTTCGACAATTGTCGCCATTTGACCGTTTTTTAACAACACTGTATCAAATTCTAGAATTTTTACGATTTTTCTCCTTGCATAAGCTTCTTTGGCTTCAGCTAGAGTTATTTTATTTGGGCCACCGTCAATATTTATAATACCTGTATTTTGCCAACGACAGACGTCACAGATATCATAGTCCATAACTTCAGTTCCGCAAACAGGACAATGTAACCAGGTATCTCCGTTAATTACCCATGTCTTTTTTGAACTATCCATATAAATCCCTCCTCCATAAACTCGCCAAACCAGTCTTTTTGGTGAACCGTGGGTATCAACCCACCTTTCCATCATTATACTGCAAACCGAGAGGGATTGCTAATAATTGAGTGTGTATTTTAGATGTGGTATAATATTATTAGGTAATAAAAAAAGCACGTTTGACCGTGCTAGTTCCTTGCCTGCTGAACTCGTAATTTTGTTTGCCCTTTTGTGGGGGCTTTTTTTGTGGACTTTTTTAAGAACTTTTATAGTCTTTTAAAAAGTCCTAAAGACCTGCTATTTTTTAAGATTTAATAGTATAAACGCTTTAGGTTTTTTAATGAAGACTAAAAGTTTATCGTTTCTATTCTTATGAGAAACGTGCTAACTGCTAGAAATTATGGTAGAATAAAGTATTAAGTAATCGTGAAAAAAGGATATCTATGCGAAAAGAAATTGCACCTGAATTATACAACTATAACAAGTTTCCTGGTCCTGAGTTCCATTTACACGGGGACACGGTCGAAACGGAAGGGATAGCTTTTTCCTTGGTGGAAAATATCAAGGATGCCTTTGATGTGACGGCTTTTAATCAGCGTTTTTCAGAAGTCTTAACAAAGTTTGATTATATCGTGGGAGACTGGAGCAACGAACAGCTTCGCCTACGAGGTTTTTACAAGGATGACCGAACAGAAGAAAAACTTGAAAAAATCAGTCGTTTACAAGACTACCTTTTAGAGTATTGTAGTTATGGTTGTGCCTATTTTGTCCTAGAAAATGAAGCCCCTAAGCGAGCATCATTTGACAAGAAAATGCGTAAGAAGGAAGAAGAACCGCCTTCTAGAAAAGGAAAGAAACCGACTCAAACCAAACGAAAACCGAATGCAGATAAGAAAAATAGACGTCGTCAGAAAGACCAGCATTCTCAGAAAGAGGACAAGGGGCAACGTCATTTTGTCATTCGTCAGAAGTGAGTAGAGAATAAGGAGAAGAAATGAAACCGTCAATTTATAGTTTAACACGTCAAACCATGCAGGAATGGGTATTGGAGCAGGGAGAAAAGAAATTCCGTGCTGATCAAATCTGGGAATGGCTTTACCGTAAACGTGTGCAGTCATTTGAAGAAATGACCAACCTTTCAAAAGATTTAATTGCTAAGCTCAATGACCAGTTTGTGGTCAATCCCTTGAAACAGCGTATCGTGCAAGAGTCTGCTGATGGTACCGTTAAATATCTTTTTGAGTTGCCTGATGGTATGTTGATCGAGACTGTACTCATGCGTCAACACTATGGTTTGTCAGTCTGTGTGACCACTCAGGTCGGCTGTAATATCGGTTGTACCTTCTGTGCTTCTGGTTTAATCAAGAAACAACGTGACCTCAATAATGGGGAAATCGTAGCGCAGATCATGCTGGTTCAGAAATACTTCGATGAACGTGGTCAGGACGAGCGTGTCAGCCATATCGTTGTCATGGGAATCGGTGAGCCCTTTGATAACTACAACAATGTCTTGAATTTCGTTCGTACTATCAATGATGATAAAGGAATGGCCATCGGTGCTCGTCACATTACGGTTTCAACCTCAGGTTTGGCCCATAAAATTCGTGACTTTGCTAATGAAGGAGTTCAGGTCAATCTTGCCGTTTCTCTTCACGCACCCAACAATGAATTGCGCTCAAGCATTATGAAGATTAATCGTGCTTTTCCGATTGAAAAACTTTTTGCAGCTATTGAGTACTACATCAAAACAACCAACCGTCGTGTAACCTTTGAATATATCATGCTCAATGAAGTTAACGATGGTGTAGAACAAGCCTTGGAATTGGCTGAATTGCTCAAGAATATCAAGAAATTGTCTTATGTAAACTTGATTCCTTATAACCCAGTTAGTGAACATGACCAATATAGCCGTAGTCCTAAAGAGCGCGTCATGGCCTTCTATGATACGCTCAAGAAAAAAGGGGTTAACTGTGTTGTTCGTCAAGAGCACGGTACTGATATTGATGCAGCTTGTGGACAATTGCGTTCTAATACAATGAAACGTGACCGCCAGAAAGCAGTCGCAGCAGTCAATCCTTAATGATGAAGAAAACTCATAATCATATTTTGGTCTTGGGAGTCATTTTCTATAGCATTTGTATCGTCTACTTTTGTTTTACTCCTCAAGAACATTCTCCCGTGGGAGTGGAAACTCCAGGTATTCAGCATCTTGGACGCCTGGTTTTTCTTTTGACTCCTTTCAATTCTCTCTGGAAACTAGGTGAGGTGAGTGATATGGGACAATTATATTGGATTTTTTTACAAAATATCCTCAATGTCTTCTTGCTTTTTCCTCTGATCTTTCAACTCCTTTATCTCTTTCCGAATTTAAGGAAAACAAAAAGAGTTCTTTTTTTCAGTTTTCTAGTGAGTCTTGGAATCGAGTGTACGCAGTTAGTCTTGGACTTTTTCTTTGATTTCAATCGCGTCTTTGAGATTGATGATTTGTGGACCAATACCTTGGGTGGCTATTTGGCTTGGCTCCTCTATAAACAATTACATAAAAATAAGATAAGGAATTAAAATGAGTATTTTAGAAGTTAAAAACCTGAGTCACGGTTTTGGTGACCGTGCAATTTTTGAAGATGTGTCCTTCCGTCTCCTCAAGGGAGAACATATCGGTCTGGTCGGTGCCAATGGTGAAGGGAAATCAACCTTTATGAGCATTGTGACTGGTAAAATGTTACCAGACGAAGGAAAGGTAGAGTGGTCTAAATATGTGACTGCTGGTTATTTGGACCAGCACTCTGTCCTTGCTGAAGGCCAATCTGTTCGTGATGTTCTCCGTACAGCCTTTGATGAGCTTTTCAAAGCTGAAGCTCGTATCAATGACCTTTATATGGAAATGGCTGAAGACGGAGCGGATGTTGATGCTCTCATGGAAGAAGTGGGCGAACTCCAAGACCGTTTGGAGAGTCGTGATTTCTATACCTTGGATGCAAAGATTGATGAAGTGGCGCGTGCTCTTGGTGTCATGGACTTTGGCATGGATATAGATGTAACATCTTTGTCAGGTGGGCAAAGAACCAAGGTGCTTTTGGCTAAACTCCTCCTTGAAAAGCCCGATATCTTGCTTTTGGACGAGCCGACCAACTACTTGGATGCTGAGCATATTGATTGGCTCAAGCGCTATCTCCAAAACTATGAGAATGCCTTTGTCCTTATTTCACACGATATTCCATTCCTGAACGACGTTATCAACATCGTCTATCATGTGGAGAATCAACAGCTGACGCGTTATTCTGGTGACTACTACCAGTTCCAAGAAGTCTATGCCATGAAGAAATCTCAGCTAGAGGCTGCCTACGAACGTCAGCAAAAAGAAATTGCGGACCTCAAGGACTTCGTTGCCCGAAACAAAGCGCGTGTTGCAACACGAAACATGGCCATGTCTCGTCAGAAGAAATTGGATAAGATGGATATTATCGAACTGCAAAGTGAGAAACCAAAACCATCCTTTGATTTCAAATCGGCTCGTACACCTGGGCGCTTTATCTTCCAAGCCAAGGATTTGCAGATTGGTTATGACCGTCCTCTGACCAAGCCTTTAAATCTTACCTTTGAACGTAATCAAAAGGTTGCTATTATCGGGGCAAATGGTATCGGGAAAACAACTCTCTTGAAGTCTCTCTTGGGCATTATCCCGCCTATTGCTGGGGAAGTGGAGCGCGGTGACTACCTAGAACTCGGTTACTTTGAGCAAGAGGTGGAAGGTGGCAATCGTCAAACACCACTAGAGGCTGTTTGGAATGCCTTTCCAGCTCTCAACCAGGCAGAAGTCCGTGCAGCCCTTGCTCGTTGTGGTTTGACAACCAAGCATATTGAAAGTCAAATTCAGGTCTTGTCAGGTGGGGAACAAGCCAAGGTTCGTTTCTGTCTCTTGATGAATCGTGAAAACAATGTTTTAGTGCTGGACGAGCCGACCAACCACTTGGATGTGGATGCCAAGGATGAACTCAAACGTGCTCTTAAAGAATACAAGGGATCTATCCTTATGGTCTGCCACGAGCCAGACTTTTATGAAGGCTGGATGGACCAAATCTGGGATTTTAATAATCTAACTTAAAAATGAGGATAAAAGAAATACAGTACCAAATGTGGGTACTGTATTTTTTGGTTTTTAAGATTTAATACTCTTCGAAAATCTCTTCAAACCTCGTCAACGTCGCCTTGCCGTACTCAAGTACAGCCTGCGGCTAGTTTCCTAGTTTGCTCTTTGATTTTCATTGAGTATAAAATCTTAGTCTTTCACCACTTCGATGCTGTCGATTGTGATAGCAGTAGTTGGCTTGTCTTTTTCATCTTTTTCAGCCTTGGCAATCTTATCCACAACATCCATACCGTCAATCACTTGACCAAAGACTGGGTGCTTGCCATCTAGACTAGGGTTTCCCCCTTCTTTATAGGCTTCGATGATTTTCTGTGGATACTTGCTAGTAGGGAGTTTAGCAGAGGTATCTGTAGAGTTTTGGTTGATGAAGAACTGGCTACCATTGGAATTTGGTTGGCCAGTATTAGCCATAGAAAGAGCACCACGGATGTTATAGAGATATGGAGAGATTTCGCTCTTGAAACCAGTTCCATGGTCTTTAGTCTTGTCCTTATCGTGCCAGATGGATTCGCCACCTGTACCATCTCCTTTTGGATCACCAGTCTGAACCATAAAGCCATCAATCACTCGGTGGAAGGTAACGCCATTGTAGTAGCCTTCCTTAGCGTGAGTTAGGAAATTTTCAACCGCAAGAGGGGCTAGCTTTGGAAAGAGTTTGATACGGATATCTCCTTGACTTGTATGGAGAATGACTTCAGCCTCGTCTTCAGCAACTTCCTTAGAAAGTTGTGGGAAATTGGCGTTTTCGTTTGTTAAAGCATCGTTTAACTCCTTGGCAGATTGGGCAGCTGCTTTGGAGCTTTCCTCAGCGGCCAAGCTAGAATCTACATAGTCATCACCACGCAAACTACGTTGGATGCTGCTACACCCAGCTAGGGCAAAAGTTGAGATTAATAGAAGTGTTGCTAGTTTTTTCATGGGAATCCTTTCAAAAATTCATTTCTACCATTGTACCTTAAAAGGAAGGGGATTTCAAATATTAGTGACAAGGTAGTTTAAGAGGAAGCCAACCAGAAAGTCGCTTGTTTAGGGGCATCAATACCATAAGTATACTCAAAGTACTTAGGAAACCAGATCTTAAGAAAGCTCGTAAAGCATCACAATTAGTAAAGGTTAATTCGAAAGAATTACTATATTTTAAAAGAGCACATTTTCAAAGGATTTTTTCTTTTGGATTCAATTCCTAATTAATCAGTGAACTTAATACTAGGTTTCGAAAAGAATTATGCTTCCTCTTTCTGTCTGAGTTCAAAGAGGTCTTCTACTTTCAGATTAAAAACTTGAGCAATTTTAAGAGCCATTTCCAGCGAAGGATTGTAACGGTTATTTTCCAAGTGCAGAATTGTCTCGCGTCGCATGCCGATGAGGTCGGCTAACTCCTGCTGGGTCATGCCTGTGGACTCACGAACAGATTTGAGATTAGTAATAATATTGCTTTCTTTGGCCATGCTTATCCTCTCCGTTCCAAGATAAGATAGACAACCGCAAAGATGCAAATCAAGGCAGCTATGCTAAAAAATATCTGTCCCATGTAAAGAGTGAGAGACCCCATATACCCAATGATAACTGCTAGGATCATCAGTGCGCCTAGTATAAAAACAAACATCAAGCTAGCTGCCTTGGCTAAATTAGCATAAAAGCGTTCGTCCGGAGTTTCCTTGACATTTTTCAAACAGAAAAAAGCAAATAAAATCACTTCAATAACGAGGCCAATTCCCAAAATCCATTCTTTAATATCAGAACTTACGCTTGGGGTCGCAACCCAAATCCCTACTGTATAAAAAATGCTTGCTGCAAAAATAAGTATCGAGTAAAGCTTAGCAGACAAGTCAAAAATAATCTTCCCCTTATCTTTCTGACTCTTATGAGGTCGTGGTTTCATATGTATCCAGCTCCAAATAGCTACAATTTGACCTGACACTGAAATACCAGTAATAACTAACTTGGGTTCCCAACTAAGATTAGAACCAAATAAAACAATAAAATCAATAAAGAGAGCTACGGCAATCATTGCAATGAGGCCACGCATTTTTTGACTTTTTTTCATGATAGACTCCTTTTTTGTGTTATAAATATATAACACTTAAATTTTATGTTACAAATATATCACATTTAAATTTGGAAAGCAAGAATTTATGTGCCAAGGTGACAATTATTTGAAAAATTTTTTTAATAAAAGCCCTCGATAGTCAAACAACTAAAGAATTCTTTGAAGCAATGCATCGGATTTGATTTGGATAGTTTCGTTAATAATATTTGATGATAAAGAATTTTTGGAAAATCTAGATACTGTATGGATCTCTACTTTTTTTCTTAGACTCTTATAAAGTCTGTCAGAATAAGCTTTGTAGGTGTAGAAGTTAATTTTTACAGAAGTGAAGTAAGCATTCAATACGAATCAATACATAAGAAAAACTCTGATTTCAAGCGTTTTTTCTTTTTTCAATTTTAATACATTTCACTATATTTCAGTCCAATCTCTACCTTTTTCTCTACCTTTTTTAGATAAATATATCATCTGGATATTGAAGTTGAGCCATGCTATCATTTCGATGACAGGGCTTTTTAATGTTTGGTACACTACCTTCTTATCTATACTTTGATGGAGCTGAAGTTGACATCTACAAAGTTTAATGTTAGAATACATTAAAAAATATATTTGAATGAGGTGTTTTATGATTCAAAATGTTGTTACTTCAATAATCCTGTATTCTGGGACAGCCGTAGACTTACTTATTATCCTAATGTTATTTTTTGCCAAAAGAAAAAGCAGAAAGGACATCATTAACATCTATTTAGGACAATTTCTAGGCTCTGTTAGTCTAATATTGCTAAGTTTACTTTTTGCATTTGTATTAAATTATATTCCTAGTAAAGAGATTTTAGGTTTGCTCGGTTTGATTCCAATTTTCCTAGGACTCAAAGTTTTGCTTTTAGGAGATTCTGATGGAGAAGCTATTGCAAAAGATAGTTTGCGCAAAGATGATAAAAACCTGATTTTTCTAGTCGCTATGATTACTTTTGCAAGTTGTGGTGCTGACAATATTGGTGTTTTTGTCCCATATTTTATTACCTTAAATTTAGCGAATTTGATTGTGACTTTACTTACCTTTCTAGTCATGATTTATCTCTTGGTTTTTTCTGCCCAAAAATTGGCACAAGTCCCTTCTGTTGGAGAAACTTTGGAAAAATATAGCAGATGGTTTATTGCCGTTGTTTATTTAGGACTGGGGATGTATATTCTGATTGAAAACAACGTTTTTGACATGCTAAGGACTGTGTTCGGCTAGGAGAAAAAATTATGAAAAAAGATAGTATCTGTCAAGTGGATGTTATAAATCAACAAAATGTTACAACCGCAACGAACTACCTTGAAAAGGAAAAAGTCCAAAAATCACTTTGCATTTTATCAAAATTTACCGATAATAAACAGATAAATATCATCTTTTATCTCCTTGCCGTCGAAGAACTCTGTGTCTGCGATATAGCCTGTTTATTAAATCTCAGTATGGCATCTGCCTCCCACCATCTTCGTAAACTAGCCAATCAAAACATCTTGGACACTAGAAGAGAGGGGAAAATTATATATTATTTTATAAAAGATGAGGAAATCAAAGACTTTTTTAATCAACTAGGATAACAACTATTTTTATTACTCTACCATGATTATATATAGGACTTATCTATGAAATTTTTTGATGAAAATTACTCACAAGAAATACCTACTCGTATCAAATGTTTAAGAAAAATGTATAATTTAAAGCAAAGCGACCTAGGTAATGCAGGTCAAGTTAGCCAAGTTGAAAAGGGAGGAATTTGAAAGAAAATGTATCTTTGATAGTAGTCATTTATTGTGAAATATGATATATTTATTGATTAGATGGATGAATATTTCTAAAGTTAAATAAGATATGACAGATACATGTTTTTTTAGTGTATCTTGTTTGTACTCAAAGTATGAAATGAATATCTAATATTTAAGATTAAAAAATATTATACGATGAGATAGAATGCTACAAAATGAAAGGCGATGTAATCTGATGAAGAAAGATAGATTAATTGCATTGACAGATGCTGTTCTAGCAATTATTATGACCATCTTGATTTTAGAGTTAGAAAAACCAACAACACCAAGTCTTGAAGCTTTTTGGGATTTACGGCAAAATTTCTTTGCTTGTTTTCTTTCCTTTTTCTGGTTGGGATCGTTATGGATGGCACTAAACACATTATGGGAAAAGGTTGAGAAAATTTCCTCAGAAATTATTTGGTGGAATTTGTTTCTACTCTTGGAGCGGCAGGAGTTCTCTTTGGAGAATTTCATGCCATCCAAGATACCAGTCTGAATGATGTGGTGGACCGGATCTATATAAATGTCAAGGATTTACCGTTTCAGTCCTTGGGAGCTTTAGCTAATATCCTGTCTGATGTTAAGAAGGGACTGATTCAAGACAGTCATATCTGGTCTTTCTTCCAGTCATTTTTCAAACAATATCAGTTGATAATCAGCTTAAATCAGATCTATCAGTTTGTCTATCTTTCTCTGATGGAGATCATGTCCTATCTTCACTTTGATTATTGGAAAAAACGGCTCGGTCAGGAGCTAGTATGAATAAGGAGAACAAATGAGACGTTTAAAAATGTTATGGCATATTATACAGGTTACGGGTTTTACTCGGTTTGCTCTGAGTTTTGTGACCTTTGTTTTTGGGTCAGGAGGCGTGCTTTTCCTAGTTGAACCTGC
This window of the Streptococcus sp. 116-D4 genome carries:
- a CDS encoding peptidylprolyl isomerase, producing the protein MKKLATLLLISTFALAGCSSIQRSLRGDDYVDSSLAAEESSKAAAQSAKELNDALTNENANFPQLSKEVAEDEAEVILHTSQGDIRIKLFPKLAPLAVENFLTHAKEGYYNGVTFHRVIDGFMVQTGDPKGDGTGGESIWHDKDKTKDHGTGFKSEISPYLYNIRGALSMANTGQPNSNGSQFFINQNSTDTSAKLPTSKYPQKIIEAYKEGGNPSLDGKHPVFGQVIDGMDVVDKIAKAEKDEKDKPTTAITIDSIEVVKD
- a CDS encoding helix-turn-helix transcriptional regulator; translated protein: MAKESNIITNLKSVRESTGMTQQELADLIGMRRETILHLENNRYNPSLEMALKIAQVFNLKVEDLFELRQKEEA
- a CDS encoding FanG protein translates to MYSNIKLCRCQLQLHQSIDKKVVYQTLKSPVIEMIAWLNFNIQMIYLSKKGREKGRDWTEI
- the cadX gene encoding Cd(II)/Zn(II)-sensing metalloregulatory transcriptional regulator CadX; this encodes MKKDSICQVDVINQQNVTTATNYLEKEKVQKSLCILSKFTDNKQINIIFYLLAVEELCVCDIACLLNLSMASASHHLRKLANQNILDTRREGKIIYYFIKDEEIKDFFNQLG
- a CDS encoding CadD family cadmium resistance transporter translates to MIQNVVTSIILYSGTAVDLLIILMLFFAKRKSRKDIINIYLGQFLGSVSLILLSLLFAFVLNYIPSKEILGLLGLIPIFLGLKVLLLGDSDGEAIAKDSLRKDDKNLIFLVAMITFASCGADNIGVFVPYFITLNLANLIVTLLTFLVMIYLLVFSAQKLAQVPSVGETLEKYSRWFIAVVYLGLGMYILIENNVFDMLRTVFG
- a CDS encoding DUF3796 domain-containing protein: MKKSQKMRGLIAMIAVALFIDFIVLFGSNLSWEPKLVITGISVSGQIVAIWSWIHMKPRPHKSQKDKGKIIFDLSAKLYSILIFAASIFYTVGIWVATPSVSSDIKEWILGIGLVIEVILFAFFCLKNVKETPDERFYANLAKAASLMFVFILGALMILAVIIGYMGSLTLYMGQIFFSIAALICIFAVVYLILERRG